In Eublepharis macularius isolate TG4126 chromosome 4, MPM_Emac_v1.0, whole genome shotgun sequence, the following are encoded in one genomic region:
- the LOC129327635 gene encoding myb/SANT-like DNA-binding domain-containing protein 7 — protein MTELQPQVSRGVAWREREILDLLSFWGEEKIQDALKKSHRNIDYFERIAVQMASRGHKRSATECKSKTKTMRLEYKKVVAHNGISGNAPITCPYYRELNSILRGDASVKPRRVARSLCVESVAQHVLPTVPCYDGSEELFSHDLITIDREQVRSSTPSPRDGGVGLAQAAPENDLDVTVDGLADCEAEEPCPDAQEEPQSEGDSSSLQQGGGKDSTSTSMAEASPGSRLEHIKSRRRRNAGLFAVADKMISQSGEEHKAQIAEWRIDREESVRWHDEGKKIQNDFIEATHQESIYFRRAWDDNLQVMQSAVLTLQTLGEILVNQQRAKSPKAKALQDTATENIAPRLGVAKRACVGRARARLTL, from the exons ATGACTGAGCTCCAGCCACAGGTTTCAAGAGGGgtggcatggagggagagggaaatcctGGACCTTCTCTcgttctggggagaggagaaaatacaGGATGCACTGAAGAAAAGTCATAGAAATATAGACTACTTTGAGCGCATCGCCGTTCAGATGGCCTCCCGGGGACATAAGAGGTCGGCGACAGAATGCAAATCCAAGACGAAAACAATGAGGCTAGAATATAAGAAGGTGGTGGCACATAACGGTATCTCAGGAAATGCTCCCATAACCTGCCCATATTACAGGGAGCTGAACAGCATTCTGCGGGGGGATGCAAGCGTCAAACCGAGGCGTGTTGCAAGGAGCCTCTGTGTCGAGTCTGTGGCACAGCATGTTCTCCCCACGGTGCCCTGCTATGACGGGTCAGAGGAGCTTTTCTCGCACGATCTGATAACCATTGATCGTGAGCAGGTTAGaagttccaccccctcccccagag ATGGCGGTGTGGGGTTGGCACAGGCGGCACCAGAGAATGACCTAGATGTCACAGTGGATGGCCTCGCTGACTGTG AGGCGGAGGAACCGTGTCCTGATGCTCAGGAGGAACCGCAGAGTGAAGGCGACTCAAGCTCATTGCAGCAAGGTGGCGGAAAGG ATTCCACATCAACATCCATGGCTGAGGCTTCCCCAGGGTCACGCCTTGAACATATAAAGAGCAGAAGACGGAGAAATGCGGGATTGTTTGCAGTCGCTGATAAGATGATCAGTCAGTCAGGGGAGGAGCATAAGGCCCAAATCGCTGAATGGCGCATTGATAGGGAGGAAAGCGTAAGGTGGCATGATGagggaaaaaaaattcaaaatgattTTATTGAGGCAACACATCAGGAGAGCATATACTTTAGGCGGGCGTGGGATGATAACCTTCAGGTCATGCAGTCTGCTGTCCTGACACTGCAAACTCTTGGTGAAATTCTGGTCAATCAACAGAGGGCAAAATCTCCAAAGGCAAAGGCCTTGCAGGATACTGCCACAGAGAACATTGCACCGCGTTTGGGTGTAGCCAAACGTGCCTGTGTTGGCCGTGCCAGAGCTAGACTGACTCTCTAG